In Bacillota bacterium, the DNA window CGCTCCTCCACCGCGAATCCCTCCCGTTCTAACTTTGCGGACATTTCATCTTTTTGCAAAGAGTGTGCCGGACAGCCGGCTCGGAACGCCGGACCGAAGACTAATTCTAATGTCCAGCTAAGGTGGTCTTTCCGACGGCCCGCACCGGTTGGAGGAGGCGACCAACAAGACAACAGGTGTCTTCTTTCGAAGACACCTGTCCTGTTTAGCGGTCTAACCCTATAAAAACTGGGCTTCTTACCGGAAGGCTCGCGCTGCCGGGGGTCGGCCTTTCCGACCGGCGGCCCGGGTGGTCGTGGACTCGGCGACGGATCAGCCGCCCGCCTCGCCCACGCTCCGGTTCAGGCCGTACTCGGCGATCTTCTCGTAGAGATGAGACCGGCTTATCCCCAGTAGTCTGGCGGCCTTGGCCTTATTCCCCCCGGCCTTGCGGAGGGCGTCGACGATGGCCTGCGTCTCGGCTCGCGCGACCGCGTCGCGGTAGCCGAGGAGTTCCTTAGTCCGAGCCGATGTCCCACCCGCCTCGAGCTTGGCCGCCAATTGCGCCGGCAGGTGTTCCACCCCGATCTGCTCGATGGCCCCCAGGTTCATCGCCCGCTCGATGACGTTTTCGAGCTCCCGGACGTTACCGGGCCAGTCGTACTCGCGGAGAACGGCGGCGGCTTCCGGGGTCACCCCACCGACCCTCTGCCCGAGGACCTCGTTGAACTTCTCGACGAATTTGTGGGCCAGGGGCAGGACGTCCTCCCGCCGTTCCCGCAGGGGCGGGATGGTCAGGGTGACGACGTTGAGCCGGTAGTATAGGTCGCGCCGGAAGTCGCCCCGCTCGACCATGGCCTCGAGGTCGTGGTTGGAGGCGGCGATGATCCTGACGTCGGCGTGGATGGTCGAGGTCCCCCCGACCCGCTCGAACTCTCGTTCCTGGAGGACTCGAAGGAGCTTTGCCTGGAGCGAGGGGGCCATGTCCCCGACCTCATCGAGGAAGATCGTTCCCCCCTCGGCCAGTTCGAACTTGCCCGGCTTGCCGCTCCTGCGGGCGTCGGTGAAGGCCCCGCCGGCGTAGCCAAAGAACTCGGACTCGAGGAGAGGGTCGGGGATGGCCGCGCAGTTGACCTTGATGAACGGACGGCCGTGGCGAGGTGATGAGTTGTGGATGGCCTGGGCGAAGAGCTCCTTGCCCGTTCCCGACTCGCCCAGCAGGAGAACGGTGGCGCTGCCCCTGGCCGTTTGCTCGGCCAGCGCCTTGAGACGTTCCATGGGCCCGTTCCGAGTGACGATGCTATCGGTGGTGTAGCGGGTCCCGTTCAGCCGGTCGAGCTCGTTCCGGTAATAGGCCAGCTGACCCTCGAGCGTGTCCATCCGGCGGACGGCCTCGCGCAACTGGTCGATGTTCTTGAAGATGGCCTTGCCGACGGCCCCGATGGGCCGGCCGTCCTCGATGATCGGCAGGCGAGAGACGATGAACCGCTGGCCCCGGACCTCCTGGACGTGCCCGAGCTCGGGGACCCCGGTCTTGGCCACCACATGCAGCCTGGTGTTCTCGATGATCTCGGTGATCTGCCGGCCGACGACCGCTTTGGGCTCGACGCCCAGGAGGTCGGCCATGGGCCGGTTGATCATCGTCACGTAGCCCCGCTCATCGACGACCACCAGTCCATCGTAAGCCATCTCAAGGACCGTCTCCAGCGCTTTCTTGTGCTTCATCATCGAGTCGTATTCCCCGCGGAGCCGGTCGCACTCGGCGAGGAGGGCGCGAACCACGTCGGCCTTGGTCAGCAGGCCCAAGGGGCGGCCGCCCTCGGCCACGACGGCCTGGCCGACCCGGCTGTCCTTGGCCATCACCGCGACGTCCTCCAGGTCCGAATCGGGGTCCACGGTGACCACGGTCGGGGTGTAGAGCCCTTCAATCGGCGTGTCCAGCGGGCGATCGGCCAACAGTCCGCCATAGAGACCGGAACGGGTGAAGATGCCAATCACCTGTCCGCTCTGGTCGACGACGGGGGCGGCATCGACCCGCCCGTCCCGGAAGACGCGGACGGCGTCGCGGAGAGTCTCTCCGGTCTTGAGGAAGAGCGGCTTCGAGCCCTTGATCATTTCTCTGACCAGCATGTCTCCAGTGGCCCCCAGGACGTTTCGTTGACTGGCTGATTGCCAGACTGTTGGGAGTAGTTCGGCGCTTTGGTCCTAAATCCTGCAAAGCTGCCGATTTACCTGGCTCGGTTGGCATTCCGAAGGGGTCGGCCATAGTATATCGGGAGGTCCCCCGACCTGACGCAGATGGCCGCGGGCCAAGCCAAGCCGGCAGGTGAACCCATGGAAAGGATCAAGGTCCTAATCGCCGACCGAAACCCGTTGTTGAAGCAGGGCATGCGGAAGCTTTTCGAGCAGGACCAGAGCATCGACATCGTCGGGGAGGCCGCGACCAACGACGAACTGGTCGAGAAGTGTCTGGCCTTGAACCCCGACATCGTCGTCACCGACGTCAACCTGAGCGGCATGTCCGCCGTGGAAGCCATCAAGCAGATCAAGCGGGAGCGGCCGACGGTCGAAGTGATCGTCCTGACCATGCAGAACAACCGGGA includes these proteins:
- a CDS encoding sigma 54-interacting transcriptional regulator, whose amino-acid sequence is MLVREMIKGSKPLFLKTGETLRDAVRVFRDGRVDAAPVVDQSGQVIGIFTRSGLYGGLLADRPLDTPIEGLYTPTVVTVDPDSDLEDVAVMAKDSRVGQAVVAEGGRPLGLLTKADVVRALLAECDRLRGEYDSMMKHKKALETVLEMAYDGLVVVDERGYVTMINRPMADLLGVEPKAVVGRQITEIIENTRLHVVAKTGVPELGHVQEVRGQRFIVSRLPIIEDGRPIGAVGKAIFKNIDQLREAVRRMDTLEGQLAYYRNELDRLNGTRYTTDSIVTRNGPMERLKALAEQTARGSATVLLLGESGTGKELFAQAIHNSSPRHGRPFIKVNCAAIPDPLLESEFFGYAGGAFTDARRSGKPGKFELAEGGTIFLDEVGDMAPSLQAKLLRVLQEREFERVGGTSTIHADVRIIAASNHDLEAMVERGDFRRDLYYRLNVVTLTIPPLRERREDVLPLAHKFVEKFNEVLGQRVGGVTPEAAAVLREYDWPGNVRELENVIERAMNLGAIEQIGVEHLPAQLAAKLEAGGTSARTKELLGYRDAVARAETQAIVDALRKAGGNKAKAARLLGISRSHLYEKIAEYGLNRSVGEAGG